The nucleotide window GCGGCAACGTAAGCTTCTCAGGCGGGCAGGAGATTGATCCGTTCTTAGACATCACGGCGCTATACCGAGTATCAAACATAAATGTTTACATAAACATCGGAGGGCGCGCTTCAGAGCCCAAAATTGAGCTTACTAGTGATCCTGCGATGTCGGAGACAGATATTGTTTCCTATCTTGTTTTTGGAGCGTCCTCTACCGATATAAGCTCAGGTGAACGATCTGCCATAGGCGGCGTAGCTTCAGGATTAGCCGGCGGAATAGCAGCATCACAGCTTGAGAGATTGATGGGAGGAGCTGTTTCGCTAGATGTAGTAAGCATTTCCGGCTCAAATATAGAAGTTGGTAAATACTTGACGGAAGATCTTTACATAGCATTTGAGAGAGGAACTACGGACTCAATAATCGACTCAAATAACATACAATACAACAAAGTGCTGGTTGAATATCATCTTTTTAACAATGTAACGCTAGATGCTGAAGTGGGTGGTGAGAACCCCGGCGCAGATCTGTTTTACAACTTTAATTTTTAGCTTATTGAAGCACATCAGTTGTTGAGACATCGCCTCTTGGAGCAGGTATGGGCGATGCATGATGAAGCGCCAGCTGCCAAAGCTCTCCATCTAATTTAAATATATTTGTAGACTGTGCAAAACCTGAGTGGATCTCATTCTCTATTTTATAGCTGATTTTCTCAATACATATTACCCAAGCCGAGTTTCCTGAAATCTCAGTCTCTACCTCCACAAGCTCAATGTCGATGGGAGCTCCGTTCTCGAATATTTTCTTCCAGCTCTGACTAACAGCTTCCCATCCATGGAGCATCGGCCAGCCCGGATGAACGCATTTAACGCTCGAGTCCTGTAGCCATACTGTCTTCATTTGATCAAAGTCGCTATTCTTAATTGCCAGATAAAAACTCTCGTTTGTCTTAACTAACTCTTTCAGCTTTGTATCCATATTATCAAATAGTTT belongs to Thermodesulfobacteriota bacterium and includes:
- a CDS encoding nuclear transport factor 2 family protein encodes the protein MDTKLKELVKTNESFYLAIKNSDFDQMKTVWLQDSSVKCVHPGWPMLHGWEAVSQSWKKIFENGAPIDIELVEVETEISGNSAWVICIEKISYKIENEIHSGFAQSTNIFKLDGELWQLALHHASPIPAPRGDVSTTDVLQ